In one window of Vallitalea okinawensis DNA:
- a CDS encoding DUF2785 domain-containing protein → MNEKQLKEKLQQMKENEWALLSGDDPYELTIEMMLHIGSTDPELRDHLILECLWTIIDSGDLSHLQLKELLNLCLSEKHLFYDLGNAEGDGVFNRAFTVLIIAGIIEFHNENDEKLLSEPQVKEVFKQLVKYVENEKDKREYVEVKGWADAIGHWALTFAELVECSAVNVEMQRQTLSLVQNLVCNNDIAYCQDEDERFTTIVMNIINRNTIEENELQDWINSFETMKLPENFLERYNIRTNRKNFLRSLYFRLVYAKESEVLIKRLEEIILTINPYNR, encoded by the coding sequence ATGAACGAAAAGCAATTAAAAGAAAAGTTACAACAGATGAAAGAGAACGAATGGGCTTTATTAAGCGGGGATGACCCTTATGAGTTGACAATTGAGATGATGCTGCATATCGGTTCTACAGATCCTGAATTAAGAGATCATCTTATATTAGAGTGTTTATGGACGATTATCGATAGTGGTGATTTAAGTCATTTACAATTAAAAGAACTGCTTAATCTATGTTTGAGTGAAAAGCACCTTTTCTACGATTTAGGCAACGCTGAAGGTGATGGCGTCTTTAATCGAGCCTTTACGGTGCTAATTATTGCAGGTATCATAGAATTTCACAATGAAAACGATGAAAAATTACTTAGTGAGCCTCAAGTTAAAGAAGTCTTTAAGCAGCTAGTTAAATACGTAGAAAATGAAAAGGATAAACGAGAATATGTTGAGGTAAAGGGCTGGGCAGATGCTATTGGTCATTGGGCGTTAACATTTGCTGAATTGGTAGAATGCTCTGCAGTAAATGTAGAAATGCAAAGACAAACATTATCATTGGTACAAAATTTAGTCTGTAACAATGATATCGCATATTGTCAAGATGAAGACGAACGCTTCACCACAATCGTTATGAATATTATTAATAGAAATACGATTGAAGAAAATGAATTGCAGGACTGGATCAATAGTTTTGAAACCATGAAGCTACCAGAGAATTTTCTAGAGCGCTATAATATACGTACCAATAGAAAGAATTTCTTAAGAAGTCTTTATTTTAGATTGGTCTATGCTAAGGAATCAGAGGTCTTGATAAAAAGATTAGAAGAAATTATATTGACCATAAATCCCTATAATAGATAA
- a CDS encoding type II toxin-antitoxin system prevent-host-death family antitoxin produces MLTTATEVKNNFGKYLNAVMNDEDVVITKNGKKVARLTPYVTDVERYFTVRESALDYRYGGKKVSYEEFMIINEKSSTRMEFINGEIYLLDSPNVSHQDILGRLYVIFLERFKGKKCRPFIAPFDVHFRKKDIKDPDVMQPDLLVACDLEGNVNEKDRYIGTPTLVLEILSQSTRSKDMVDKLSTYMTSGVKEYWIVDPKQEKIIVYIFNNFEIENLEIYNKEQIAKSFEFEGLCVNVKEIFSSIF; encoded by the coding sequence ATGCTAACTACAGCTACGGAGGTTAAAAATAATTTTGGTAAATACCTGAATGCTGTGATGAATGATGAAGATGTTGTCATTACGAAGAATGGTAAAAAGGTTGCCAGGCTGACACCTTATGTTACGGATGTTGAACGTTATTTTACTGTAAGAGAGAGTGCTTTAGATTATCGGTATGGCGGAAAAAAAGTATCTTATGAAGAGTTTATGATTATTAATGAAAAAAGTTCGACTCGAATGGAATTTATTAACGGAGAGATTTATTTGCTTGACTCACCTAATGTATCCCATCAAGATATTCTTGGGAGACTGTATGTCATATTTTTAGAAAGATTTAAGGGGAAGAAATGTAGACCGTTCATTGCACCTTTTGATGTGCATTTTAGAAAGAAAGACATAAAGGATCCCGATGTTATGCAGCCAGATTTACTTGTGGCTTGTGATTTGGAAGGCAATGTTAATGAAAAAGACCGCTATATAGGTACTCCTACACTTGTCTTAGAAATTTTATCACAAAGTACAAGAAGTAAAGACATGGTAGATAAGTTAAGTACCTACATGACATCAGGGGTTAAAGAATATTGGATTGTGGATCCTAAGCAAGAAAAGATTATTGTTTATATATTCAATAACTTTGAGATAGAAAACTTAGAGATCTACAACAAAGAACAAATAGCTAAATCTTTTGAATTTGAGGGCTTATGTGTTAACGTTAAAGAAATTTTTAGCAGTATATTCTAA
- a CDS encoding YbaN family protein, whose protein sequence is MVFFIVGLVALILGILGVFLPLLPTTPFLLLAAYCLARSSKKMHHWLIHHKILGEYIVNYTQYRAIKKKTKIVAITVLWLSLGISIGTVEPLILKVLLIIIGSVVTFHLLTLKTIDSA, encoded by the coding sequence ATGGTTTTCTTCATTGTTGGACTTGTTGCTTTGATCTTAGGTATATTGGGTGTCTTTTTACCTCTCTTACCTACAACACCATTTTTATTGCTTGCTGCCTATTGTTTGGCAAGAAGCTCAAAAAAAATGCATCATTGGCTCATTCATCATAAAATATTGGGTGAATATATTGTGAATTACACCCAATATAGAGCTATAAAGAAAAAGACAAAGATAGTAGCTATAACAGTTCTATGGCTATCATTAGGGATTTCGATAGGTACGGTAGAGCCTCTTATACTTAAAGTTCTATTGATCATAATTGGTAGTGTAGTTACCTTTCATCTATTAACATTGAAGACAATAGATAGTGCTTGA
- a CDS encoding helix-turn-helix transcriptional regulator, producing MERLIGIIYALKEHDKLTARDLADLFEVSHRTIYRDIDALSQLNVPIIALEGNGGGYQINDNYFLPSVTFNNNELLYLLICLKMGEIIKVPNMKQDYESLKYKLLNILDDDKEEYLKLLDRIIFHINRLTPNSYENTIMYTIIQSFLGNNDINVSYYIPKREEVISRRITPYTLEFDGGGWYLQAYCHLRQAKRCFRLDRIHHIEKTDILHDECLYKEFIEHRYDERQICGIELEIDKGLFQTMQSDEMFMDTEILSNDSRMCIKFNTPYKEDILELAFFESGRVKILQPKSLKEELKDMCMRAYENYSKT from the coding sequence ATGGAGCGACTAATAGGTATTATCTATGCCTTAAAAGAACATGATAAGCTTACAGCTAGAGATTTAGCAGATTTATTTGAGGTAAGCCATCGAACTATTTATCGAGATATCGATGCACTAAGTCAACTGAATGTACCTATAATTGCTTTAGAAGGTAATGGTGGAGGCTATCAGATTAATGACAATTATTTTTTGCCAAGTGTTACATTCAATAATAATGAATTATTGTATCTACTTATCTGCTTAAAAATGGGAGAAATCATAAAAGTACCGAATATGAAACAGGACTATGAATCCCTTAAGTATAAGTTACTTAATATTTTAGATGATGACAAGGAAGAATATTTAAAGCTCTTAGACCGAATTATTTTTCATATTAATCGACTGACACCAAATAGCTATGAAAATACGATCATGTATACCATTATTCAAAGTTTCCTGGGAAATAATGATATAAATGTGTCATATTATATACCTAAAAGAGAAGAAGTGATCAGCAGAAGAATTACACCTTATACTTTAGAATTTGATGGTGGAGGTTGGTACTTACAAGCTTATTGCCATTTGCGTCAAGCAAAAAGATGTTTCCGATTAGACCGTATACATCATATTGAAAAGACTGATATCTTGCATGATGAGTGTTTATATAAAGAATTCATTGAGCATCGTTATGATGAAAGGCAAATCTGTGGTATTGAGCTTGAAATTGATAAAGGTTTATTTCAAACAATGCAAAGTGATGAGATGTTTATGGATACAGAGATTTTAAGCAATGATTCAAGAATGTGCATAAAGTTTAATACACCATATAAAGAAGATATACTTGAGCTGGCCTTTTTTGAAAGTGGTCGTGTAAAAATTCTACAACCTAAAAGTCTTAAAGAAGAATTGAAGGATATGTGTATGAGAGCATATGAAAATTATTCTAAAACTTGA
- a CDS encoding MFS transporter: MDTKTLKYQDENLHYYIYNIVAFTIMMNLFKPFMVTYLKALGGGEFHISLLNSLPGLVAIFTIIPGSLILNGSSNKQRATAIFTLVSRIALLFFAVVPFVPTYIRPLLFAALVGIRHFPESLSVAGNQSFIADAFTPQKRTHAITISRSYAMFIQIIVVFLTGVILTYLPKNQEQELWTYQAFFVLAFLVGVYEVYNFMKLKTMERQEEKKAISIKAYKKIFKIKENKAYWIFVLCSLIFHFGWQMGWPLFSIKQVQELGADELWLAFFFSASSIVSLFTYRLWNKWIARYGNNRVAFMATLGMSLNALCVAISPNLPVMLVLSTVSGIFTSGTVTVLLNLLLEVTPNEDRILYVGLYNTFINISLFISPFVGYFILNQSNVFIALLVVVGLRAIGGLTFFIRYRYTEKLVNQGTA, encoded by the coding sequence ATGGATACCAAAACATTGAAGTACCAAGATGAAAATCTTCATTATTACATCTATAACATAGTAGCTTTTACTATTATGATGAACCTATTTAAGCCCTTTATGGTAACCTATCTGAAAGCCTTAGGTGGTGGAGAATTTCATATATCCTTACTAAACTCTTTACCGGGATTAGTAGCAATCTTCACTATTATACCAGGGAGTTTAATTCTGAATGGTTCCAGTAATAAGCAGAGAGCAACAGCTATTTTTACATTAGTAAGTCGAATAGCTCTTTTGTTTTTTGCTGTAGTTCCTTTTGTACCTACATACATACGACCTCTACTCTTTGCAGCACTCGTTGGTATTCGTCATTTCCCAGAATCACTATCTGTAGCAGGTAATCAGAGTTTTATAGCTGATGCTTTTACACCACAAAAAAGAACACATGCCATAACAATAAGCCGAAGTTACGCCATGTTTATTCAGATTATTGTTGTTTTTCTAACAGGAGTAATTCTTACATATTTACCAAAGAACCAAGAACAGGAATTATGGACTTATCAAGCATTTTTTGTGCTTGCATTTTTGGTTGGAGTATATGAAGTTTATAATTTTATGAAGTTGAAAACCATGGAACGCCAAGAAGAAAAGAAAGCTATATCTATAAAAGCATATAAAAAGATTTTTAAAATAAAAGAAAATAAGGCCTATTGGATTTTTGTTCTTTGCTCATTGATCTTTCATTTTGGGTGGCAAATGGGATGGCCATTATTCAGTATAAAACAAGTTCAAGAACTAGGTGCTGACGAGCTTTGGCTGGCATTTTTCTTTAGTGCAAGTTCTATAGTAAGTCTTTTTACCTATCGCCTATGGAATAAATGGATTGCACGTTATGGGAATAACCGAGTAGCATTTATGGCCACTCTTGGCATGTCCTTAAATGCTTTATGTGTGGCAATATCACCTAACTTACCTGTTATGCTTGTTCTATCCACAGTTTCGGGTATCTTCACAAGTGGGACGGTAACAGTATTACTTAATCTACTTTTAGAAGTGACACCTAATGAAGACAGGATTCTTTATGTAGGATTATATAATACTTTTATTAACATCAGCTTGTTTATCTCACCATTTGTAGGATATTTTATTTTAAATCAAAGTAACGTATTTATCGCATTGTTGGTTGTAGTAGGATTGAGAGCTATAGGTGGATTAACTTTCTTCATCCGATATCGCTACACAGAAAAGTTAGTAAACCAAGGTACAGCTTAA
- a CDS encoding VOC family protein, giving the protein MVFTCPTIHTHNLEKTLKFYEGFIGLSLVKRFSPRQGVTILFLKDKEGGIIEIVEDVQRPVHQESNVSLLFSIDDLEKTLEVLEQQNISIEMGPIELPSGEKFVFIKDTNGIEIELMEGINL; this is encoded by the coding sequence ATGGTATTTACATGTCCGACAATTCATACTCACAATTTAGAAAAAACTTTAAAGTTTTATGAGGGGTTTATAGGACTAAGTTTAGTCAAGCGATTCTCACCTCGACAGGGTGTGACTATACTGTTTTTGAAAGATAAAGAGGGCGGTATTATTGAAATCGTTGAAGATGTACAAAGACCTGTTCATCAAGAGTCCAACGTATCATTACTATTTAGCATAGATGACTTGGAAAAGACATTGGAAGTATTAGAGCAACAGAACATTTCTATTGAAATGGGACCTATAGAATTACCTTCAGGGGAAAAATTTGTCTTTATAAAAGACACCAATGGTATTGAAATTGAATTAATGGAAGGTATAAATCTGTAG
- a CDS encoding aldo/keto reductase, producing the protein MSKISKTNRLIYGAMGLGGGWNRNPIEEKHIKDAEEAIEAALLIGIYRFDHANIYQLGKSEEVFGHYLKRHQNKREELYIQSKVGIQLATEQRKGQYNFSYEHIMDEVTGSLNRLQTTYLDCLILHRPDPLMDGKELKKAIDNLFSSEMVRQIGVSNMSYHQMKLIEMYIERPLVANQLEMSLSKLDWIDATVTFNHSDYPMTDFPIGTIEYAMGNNIEIQAWGALAQGIYTGRILEEGTPEPVFKTKELVNQIASDKGITPEAIVLAWLMRHPGNISPIIGSKNPDRIRACKDAINVQLSRDEWYELFITSRGKNLP; encoded by the coding sequence ATGAGTAAAATAAGTAAAACGAATAGATTAATTTATGGTGCGATGGGTTTAGGTGGAGGTTGGAATCGTAATCCTATTGAAGAGAAGCACATTAAAGATGCAGAGGAAGCCATTGAAGCCGCTCTTCTAATTGGGATTTACCGTTTTGATCATGCTAATATCTATCAACTAGGTAAATCAGAAGAAGTTTTTGGTCACTATTTAAAACGACATCAAAATAAAAGAGAAGAACTTTATATACAATCAAAGGTAGGTATACAACTAGCTACGGAGCAAAGAAAAGGTCAATATAATTTTTCTTATGAACATATCATGGATGAGGTTACCGGAAGTCTCAATCGTCTACAGACAACCTATCTTGATTGTTTGATTCTACATCGACCAGATCCTTTAATGGACGGTAAAGAACTAAAAAAAGCTATTGATAACCTGTTCAGTAGTGAAATGGTCCGTCAAATAGGTGTATCCAATATGAGTTATCATCAGATGAAACTCATTGAGATGTATATTGAGCGACCTTTAGTGGCTAATCAATTGGAAATGAGTCTTTCTAAATTAGATTGGATAGATGCAACAGTAACCTTTAATCATAGCGATTATCCAATGACAGATTTCCCGATTGGTACAATTGAATATGCAATGGGTAATAATATTGAAATACAAGCTTGGGGAGCTCTAGCTCAAGGTATTTATACAGGACGAATATTAGAAGAAGGAACACCTGAACCTGTATTTAAAACCAAAGAATTAGTTAATCAAATTGCATCAGATAAAGGAATAACCCCTGAAGCTATTGTTTTAGCTTGGCTTATGAGGCATCCTGGAAATATCAGTCCTATTATAGGTAGTAAGAATCCAGATAGAATTAGGGCTTGTAAAGATGCTATCAATGTACAGTTAAGCCGAGATGAATGGTATGAGTTATTCATTACTTCAAGAGGAAAAAACTTACCTTAA
- a CDS encoding amino acid ABC transporter ATP-binding protein, whose protein sequence is MKLSLTNVTKKFDNKAVVDQVSLNLENVHVLGIIGPSGGGKSTLLRMIAGIEPITSGDILVNDINVKKEVEKLHKKTGFVFQTHNLFLHLSVLDNITIVLEKVHGVSNQEARERAMGLLNKFGLAEHLRKKPHQLSGGQSQRVSIVRSLAINPDMLLFDEPTSALDPILTYEVLETILKLKEEKKDFMIVTHEIGFAKEVADYILFLQDGKIVEHGDVSIINNPKTKELKGFLSKVFSWQ, encoded by the coding sequence ATGAAACTCTCATTAACAAATGTAACGAAAAAATTTGATAATAAAGCGGTAGTGGATCAGGTGAGTCTCAACTTAGAAAACGTGCATGTTTTGGGAATCATCGGACCAAGTGGTGGAGGGAAGTCCACCCTTCTTAGAATGATTGCTGGAATTGAGCCTATAACATCTGGTGATATCCTAGTAAACGATATAAATGTGAAGAAGGAAGTCGAGAAGTTGCATAAGAAGACTGGATTTGTGTTTCAGACCCATAATCTATTTTTACATCTATCCGTGTTAGACAACATTACGATAGTACTGGAAAAAGTTCATGGAGTGAGTAATCAAGAAGCACGTGAAAGGGCCATGGGTTTATTAAACAAATTTGGCTTAGCAGAACATCTACGAAAAAAGCCTCATCAGTTAAGTGGAGGACAGTCTCAGAGAGTATCTATCGTTCGCTCACTAGCTATTAACCCGGATATGCTTCTTTTTGATGAGCCTACGAGTGCATTGGATCCTATTCTAACATACGAAGTATTGGAGACTATTCTAAAGTTGAAAGAGGAAAAGAAAGATTTTATGATTGTAACCCATGAAATAGGATTTGCTAAAGAAGTAGCAGATTATATTTTATTTCTACAAGATGGTAAGATAGTTGAGCATGGAGACGTATCCATCATCAATAATCCAAAGACTAAAGAGCTAAAAGGTTTTTTATCTAAAGTATTCAGTTGGCAATAA
- a CDS encoding amino acid ABC transporter permease — MNARKLLGIFLTILFLVGFILFVDYMIPHNYDWSSMNAYGSVIIEGFILTVFLSIAALFFSLIFGLILYFMKQSSFYTFRYIARVFTEVMFGSPLLVLVVILYYFVASAFGIDNKIIAAIIILTCYNSSYISEIYRGGIESIPKGQWQAAKVFGFTKYQTYRYIILPQVFRNILPPLTGQLALLIKSTALLSYMAVDEFFNTMMGVNANTFAYIEGYIVLAMGYLIITVPLSALIKYLEKRLKVVE; from the coding sequence ATGAATGCTCGTAAATTGCTGGGAATCTTTTTAACCATTCTTTTTTTAGTAGGATTTATTCTTTTTGTAGATTATATGATTCCACATAATTATGACTGGTCAAGTATGAATGCCTATGGTTCTGTAATTATTGAAGGTTTCATATTAACAGTTTTTTTAAGTATAGCAGCATTGTTTTTCAGTCTTATTTTCGGTCTCATACTTTACTTTATGAAGCAATCTTCCTTTTATACTTTTCGCTATATAGCTAGGGTATTTACTGAAGTGATGTTCGGTTCCCCTTTACTAGTATTAGTTGTTATCCTGTACTATTTTGTAGCAAGTGCTTTTGGAATTGATAATAAGATTATAGCGGCTATTATTATATTGACCTGCTATAACTCATCCTATATCTCTGAGATTTATCGTGGTGGTATAGAAAGTATACCAAAAGGGCAATGGCAGGCTGCAAAAGTGTTTGGGTTTACAAAATATCAGACTTACCGTTATATTATCTTACCCCAAGTATTTCGTAATATATTGCCACCTTTGACAGGGCAATTAGCTTTACTTATAAAGAGTACAGCCTTACTATCTTATATGGCAGTAGATGAATTCTTTAATACCATGATGGGTGTTAATGCTAATACATTTGCTTATATAGAAGGTTATATTGTACTAGCTATGGGTTATTTAATTATAACAGTACCACTATCAGCATTAATAAAATATCTTGAAAAAAGATTGAAGGTGGTTGAATGA